Proteins encoded within one genomic window of Panicum virgatum strain AP13 chromosome 1N, P.virgatum_v5, whole genome shotgun sequence:
- the LOC120655906 gene encoding peptidyl-prolyl cis-trans isomerase: protein MANPRVFFDMTVGGAPAGRIVMELYANEVPRTAENFRALCTGEKGVGKRGKPLHYKGSTFHRVIPDFMCQGGDFTNGNGTGGESIYGEKFADEKFVRKHTAPGVLSMANAGPNTNGSQFFICTVPTPWLDGKHVVFGQVVEGMDVVKAIEKVGSRSGSTSKVVKIADCGQLA, encoded by the coding sequence ATGGCGAACCCCCGCGTGTTCTTCGACATGACCGTCGGcggcgccccggccggccgcatCGTCATGGAGCTGTACGCCAACGAGGTCCCCCGCACCGCCGAGAACTTCCGCGCCCTCTGCACTGGCGAGAAGGGCGTGGGCAAGAGGGGCAAGCCGCTCCACTACAAGGGATCCACCTTCCACCGCGTCATCCCCGACTTCATGTGCCAGGGCGGCGACTTCACCAACGGCaacggcaccggcggcgagtccATCTACGGCGAGAAGTTCGCCGACGAGAAGTTCGTCCGCAAGCACACGGCCCCCGGGGTGCTCTCCATGGCAAACGCCGGGCCCAACACCAACGGCTCCCAGTTCTTCATCTGCACCGTGCCCACCCCGTGGCTCGACGGCAAGCACGTCGTCTTCGGCCAGGTCGTCGAGGGCATGGACGTCGTCAAGGCCATCGAGAAGGTGGGCTCCCGCAGCGGCTCCACCTCCAAGGTGGTCAAGATCGCAGACTGCGGGCAGCTCGCCTAG
- the LOC120655907 gene encoding inner centromere protein-like, whose protein sequence is MCFCGDPCKVDVSVEENTYRQRYWKCANYAFDSTPRQIRIGLLTPPPLCDFEQWIDTEIKEEDKRYMEMCKKWEAERLERVEKRRHEEAAEKERQEEQQRRLAAERREERERKLERVCRAKAAMEENPDALRKRKWPRCTQ, encoded by the exons ATGTGCTTCTGCGGTGATCCTTGCAAGGTAGATGTGTCCGTTGAAGAGAACACATATAGACAGAGATATTGGAAGTGTGCCAACTATGCCTTCGATTCAACACCTCGTCAGATCCGCATTGGGTTGCTG ACCCCTCCCCCGCTCTGTGACTTTGAGCAGTGGATTGACACTGAGATCAAGGAGGAGGACAAGAGGTATATGGAGATGTGCAAGAAGTGGGAAGCAGAGCGGCTGGAGAGGGTGGAGAAGAGACGCCATGAGGAGGCAGCAGAAAAAGAGCGGCAGGAAGAACAACAAAGGAGGTTGGCAGCTGAGCGTAGGGAAGAGAGGGAGCGGAAGCTTGAGCGTGTTTGTCGTGCCAAAGCGGCAATGGAAGAGAATCCAGATGCCTTGAGGAAGAGGAAGTGGCCTCGTTGCACGCAGTAG
- the LOC120655905 gene encoding heparan-alpha-glucosaminide N-acetyltransferase-like isoform X1, with protein MAADGNAAAGGGALRGGGGVPSALCSRQRRAAVAAVGMGGYELVRSDDAAGAAPGPDLESGAGAGAATSKAAPPSPAARQPRLVSLDVFRGITVLLMIIVDDAGGFIPALNHSPWDGVTIADFVMPFFLFIVGVSLTLAYKRVPDKLEATKKAVLRALKLFCLGLVLQGGFFHGVHSLTFGVDLTKIRLMGILQRIAIAYLLAAICEIWLKRDDDVDSGLDLLSRYRYQLFVVLVLSFTYTVLLYGIYVPDWEYQISGPGSREKSFSVKCGVRGDTGPACNAVGMVDRTILGIDHLYGRPVYARTKECSINYPENGPLPPDAPSWCQAPFDPEGLLSSVMAFVTCLIGLQFGHIIIHFEKHRGRITNWLIPSFSMLAVAFLMGFVGMRMNKPLNTISYTLATAGAAGLLFAGIYTLVDVYGFRRPTITMEWMGKHALMIYVLVACNILPMFIRGFYWRDPNNSLLKFIGVGA; from the exons atggcggcggatgggaatgcagcagcaggaggaggggcattgcgcggcggcggcggcgtaccgTCGGCGCTGTGCAGCCGGCAGAGGAgggctgcggtggcggcggtgggcaTGGGCGGGTACGAGCTCGTCAGGAGCGACGACGCGGCGGGCGCTGCCCCGGGCCCCGATCTCgagtccggcgccggcgccggcgccgccaccagcaAGGCCGCGCCCCCGTCGCCCGCCGCGCGGCAGCCGCGGCTCGTCTCCCTCGATGTCTTCCGCGGGATCACCGTCCTG CTTATGATCATTGTTGATGATGCGGGAGGCTTCATTCCAGCACTGAATCACTCTCCTTGGGATGGTGTAACAATAGCTGATTTCGTCatgcctttctttcttttcataGTTGGAGTGTCACTAACACTAGCGTACAAG CGTGTGCCAGACAAATTGGAGGCAACTAAGAAGGCGGTACTTAGAGCCCTCAAGTTATTCTGCCTTGGTCTTGTTCTCCAAG GTGGATTTTTTCATGGTGTTCACAGTCTCACTTTCGGTGTTGATCTCACAAAAATACGGTTGATGGGCATACTTCAG AGGATTGCGATAGCCTACCTTCTGGCTGCAATATGTGAGATCTGGCTCAAGAGGGATGATGATGTAGATTCTGGACTTGATTTGCTCAGTAGATACCGCTACCAATT ATTCGTAGTATTGGTCCTCTCTTTCACGTATACTGTTCTTTTATACGGAATATATGTTCCAGACTGGGAGTATCAGATTTCAGGTCCTGGTTCCAGAGAGAAGTCATTCTCT GTGAAATGTGGAGTCAGAGGAGATACTGGACCAGCTTGCAATGCAGTTGGAATGGTTGACCGTACAATTTTAGGGATCGATCATCTCTACGGAAGGCCTGTTTATGCACGTACAAAG GAATGCAGTATAAATTATCCAGAGAATGGACCGCTTCCACCTGATGCTCCATCATGGTGCCAGGCGCCATTCGATCCTGAAGGCCTTCTCAG CTCTGTCATGGcatttgtcacttgcttgattGGTCTACAATTTGGGCATATAATTATCCATTTTGAG AAGCACCGGGGAAGAATCACCAATTGGCTGATCCCTTCCTTCAGCATGTTAGCAGTAGCCTTCTTAATGGGCTTTGTTG GAATGCGAATGAATAAACCGCTAAACACAATAAGCTATACTTTGGCTACTGCTGGTGCTGCGGGGCTCCTTTTTGCTGGAATTTACACTCTG GTGGACGTGTACGGGTTTAGAAGACCAACCATTACGATGGAGTGGATGGGGAAGCATGCCCTGATGATATATGTGTTGGTGGCATGCAACATCCTGCCTATGTTCATCCGTGGATTCTACTGGAGGGACCCCAACAACAGCCTT CTGAAGTTCATTGGTGTTGGGGCATGA
- the LOC120655905 gene encoding heparan-alpha-glucosaminide N-acetyltransferase-like isoform X2: MGGYELVRSDDAAGAAPGPDLESGAGAGAATSKAAPPSPAARQPRLVSLDVFRGITVLLMIIVDDAGGFIPALNHSPWDGVTIADFVMPFFLFIVGVSLTLAYKRVPDKLEATKKAVLRALKLFCLGLVLQGGFFHGVHSLTFGVDLTKIRLMGILQRIAIAYLLAAICEIWLKRDDDVDSGLDLLSRYRYQLFVVLVLSFTYTVLLYGIYVPDWEYQISGPGSREKSFSVKCGVRGDTGPACNAVGMVDRTILGIDHLYGRPVYARTKECSINYPENGPLPPDAPSWCQAPFDPEGLLSSVMAFVTCLIGLQFGHIIIHFEKHRGRITNWLIPSFSMLAVAFLMGFVGMRMNKPLNTISYTLATAGAAGLLFAGIYTLVDVYGFRRPTITMEWMGKHALMIYVLVACNILPMFIRGFYWRDPNNSLLKFIGVGA, translated from the exons aTGGGCGGGTACGAGCTCGTCAGGAGCGACGACGCGGCGGGCGCTGCCCCGGGCCCCGATCTCgagtccggcgccggcgccggcgccgccaccagcaAGGCCGCGCCCCCGTCGCCCGCCGCGCGGCAGCCGCGGCTCGTCTCCCTCGATGTCTTCCGCGGGATCACCGTCCTG CTTATGATCATTGTTGATGATGCGGGAGGCTTCATTCCAGCACTGAATCACTCTCCTTGGGATGGTGTAACAATAGCTGATTTCGTCatgcctttctttcttttcataGTTGGAGTGTCACTAACACTAGCGTACAAG CGTGTGCCAGACAAATTGGAGGCAACTAAGAAGGCGGTACTTAGAGCCCTCAAGTTATTCTGCCTTGGTCTTGTTCTCCAAG GTGGATTTTTTCATGGTGTTCACAGTCTCACTTTCGGTGTTGATCTCACAAAAATACGGTTGATGGGCATACTTCAG AGGATTGCGATAGCCTACCTTCTGGCTGCAATATGTGAGATCTGGCTCAAGAGGGATGATGATGTAGATTCTGGACTTGATTTGCTCAGTAGATACCGCTACCAATT ATTCGTAGTATTGGTCCTCTCTTTCACGTATACTGTTCTTTTATACGGAATATATGTTCCAGACTGGGAGTATCAGATTTCAGGTCCTGGTTCCAGAGAGAAGTCATTCTCT GTGAAATGTGGAGTCAGAGGAGATACTGGACCAGCTTGCAATGCAGTTGGAATGGTTGACCGTACAATTTTAGGGATCGATCATCTCTACGGAAGGCCTGTTTATGCACGTACAAAG GAATGCAGTATAAATTATCCAGAGAATGGACCGCTTCCACCTGATGCTCCATCATGGTGCCAGGCGCCATTCGATCCTGAAGGCCTTCTCAG CTCTGTCATGGcatttgtcacttgcttgattGGTCTACAATTTGGGCATATAATTATCCATTTTGAG AAGCACCGGGGAAGAATCACCAATTGGCTGATCCCTTCCTTCAGCATGTTAGCAGTAGCCTTCTTAATGGGCTTTGTTG GAATGCGAATGAATAAACCGCTAAACACAATAAGCTATACTTTGGCTACTGCTGGTGCTGCGGGGCTCCTTTTTGCTGGAATTTACACTCTG GTGGACGTGTACGGGTTTAGAAGACCAACCATTACGATGGAGTGGATGGGGAAGCATGCCCTGATGATATATGTGTTGGTGGCATGCAACATCCTGCCTATGTTCATCCGTGGATTCTACTGGAGGGACCCCAACAACAGCCTT CTGAAGTTCATTGGTGTTGGGGCATGA